One segment of Prunus dulcis unplaced genomic scaffold, ALMONDv2, whole genome shotgun sequence DNA contains the following:
- the LOC117612612 gene encoding uncharacterized protein LOC117612612, giving the protein MNSKHFTTLGGKRRKHLHLDMPQAFIPELAWFKVMLYVATQSSEDLFRMASVCPLFHTLANTPQVWNTISMAKYPDHPSWYHANPAVQHFLQQCRACDNPESIFREAFEVFFMQGNVEALYGMRIAATAGHMEAAYLVGLLGMSEIGQSKKDALEFLCSLNQRNNIDMKGTRDALRRRLSRVFSVARHIVDMFYYGKIKFNHCSACNNNEWCFVIQGWPTEEKINPAFWTCCNRCKWHRESIFWFKVMRVYVVPGNPYPYN; this is encoded by the coding sequence ATGAATTCAAAACATTTCACTACACtcggaggaaagagaaggaagcatCTCCATTTGGATATGCCCCAAGCCTTCATCCCGGAGTTAGCTTGGTTTAAAGTGATGTTATACGTGGCAACCCAATCATCGGAAGATCTCTTCCGTATGGCATCTGTGTGCCCATTGTTCCATACTTTGGCAAACACTCCACAAGTGTGGAACACCATTTCAATGGCAAAGTACCCAGACCATCCTAGCTGGTACCATGCCAATCCTGCGGTCCAGCATTTCTTGCAACAATGCAGGGCTTGCGATAACCCTGAGTCGATATTTAGAGAAGCATTCGAAGTGTTTTTCATGCAGGGTAACGTGGAAGCGTTGTATGGGATGCGCATTGCAGCCACGGCAGGCCATATGGAAGCGGCATATCTAGTTGGACTACTTGGCATGTCCGAAATTGGTCAGTCAAAAAAGGATGCATTAGAATTCTTGTGTTCTTTGAATCAACGTAACAACATTGATATGAAAGGAACCAGGGATGCTTTGAGACGAAGATTAAGCCGAGTTTTCTCTGTTGCAAGACATATCGTAGATATGTTTTACTATGGGAAGATTAAGTTCAATCACTGCAGCGCTTGTAACAACAATGAATGGTGTTTTGTTATTCAAGGCTGGCCTACTGAAGAAAAGATAAATCCTGCCTTCTGGACTTGTTGCAATCGATGCAAATGGCACCGTGAGagtattttttggttcaaGGTGATGCGTGTGTATGTTGTGCCAGGGAATCCATACCCTTATAATTAG